In Triticum aestivum cultivar Chinese Spring chromosome 5B, IWGSC CS RefSeq v2.1, whole genome shotgun sequence, the following proteins share a genomic window:
- the LOC123113116 gene encoding subtilisin-like protease SBT3.8 isoform X2, with the protein MHLRIVFSCALLLVTVVSPPLANASSKAIHQVYIVYLGEKHDDPSMVTASHHDLLTSVLGSKAEALKSIVYSYKHGFSGFAAMLTESQAETLAEFPQVINVNPNTYHQVHTTRSWDFLGLDYKNNHQQQPSLLRRAKYGEDVIIGVIDTGIWPESPSFEDNGYGSIPERWRGTCQTGQSFDNTKCNRKIIGARWYGHGIRAAVLKRDIMSPRDSNGHGTHVASIIAGSQVSGVSYGGNLATGTTRGGAPRARLGIYKVCWGDKGCPDMAILAAIDDAIHDGVDILSISLGLAGHEIPGTLHAVLRGISVVVSGGNDGPVPQTVSNAVPWVTTVAASTIDRAFPTLISLGNKENLVGQSLYYNASVVSNNFEDLVYGRSCNEASLASRNVTGKFVMCYAPEAPPGARLHTAIYHTMDAGAKGLIFAQHANNELDTLDECDGIMPCVLVDFEIAERILSYWGITGKPVVKVSPAVTVVGDGVSAPRVASFSSRGPSPLFPGTLKPDISAPGVIILAAMRGSYQLMSGTSMACPHVSAVTGLLKSVHPDWSPAMLKSAIVTTASFVDLFGMPIQAEGAPRKLADPFDFGGGNIDPDRAADPGLVYDVDAGDYIKFVNCTQHGSWLDDCELNQRNLNLPSIAVPNLKDYVTVRRTVMNVGPLEATYRVEVEAPAGVAVSVEPSVINFTRGASRSITFVVAFTARQRVQGGYVFGSLIWRSNGSAHSVRIPVAVRTVIQDFVADTS; encoded by the exons ATGCATTTGAGAATAGTTTTCTCCTGTGCTCTGCTTCTAGTGACGGTAGTGTCTCCTCCTTTGGCTAATGCGTCCAGCAAAGCA ATACATCAGGTCTACATTGTGTATCTGGGGGAGAAACATGATGATCCCTCCATGGTCACCGCATCACACCATGACCTACTAACCTCGGTTTTGGGGAG CAAGGCTGAAGCCTTGAAGTCCATAGTTTACAGTTACAAGCACGGATTCTCTGGGTTTGCAGCAATGCTCACCGAGTCTCAAGCCGAGACACTTGCAG AATTCCCCCAAGTCATCAATGTGAATCCTAACACTTATCACCAAGTACACACAACTCGCAGCTGGGACTTCCTTGGCCTTGACTATAAGAACAACCACCAACAACAACCGAGCCTCCTTAGAAGAGCAAAGTACGGTGAGGATGTCATCATTGGGGTGATTGATACAG GCATATGGCCTGAATCACCAAGCTTTGAAGACAACGGATATGGATCTATACCGGAACGGTGGAGAGGCACATGCCAAACTGGCCAGTCGTTCGACAACACAAAATGCAATCGAAAGATAATCGGGGCACGGTGGTACGGCCACGGCATCAGGGCAGCAGTGCTTAAGAGAGATATCATGTCGCCTAGGGACTCAAACGGCCACGGAACACACGTAGCATCGATAATCGCGGGTAGCCAGGTGAGTGGTGTGAGCTATGGGGGTAACCTAGCCACAGGCACAACACGCGGCGGAGCGCCACGCGCGCGTCTAGGTATCTACAAGGTGTGCTGGGGGGACAAGGGCTGCCCTGACATGGCGATCCTGGCGGCTATCGATGACGCCATACACGATGGCGTGGACATCTTGTCTATCTCGTTGGGACTGGCCGGCCATGAGATCCCAGGGACGTTGCATGCTGTGCTACGAGGGATCTCCGTCGTGGTCTCCGGGGGTAATGATGGTCCTGTGCCACAAACGGTGTCGAATGCCGTTCCATGGGTCACTACGGTGGCCGCTAGCACAATTGACCGTGCTTTCCCCACTCTAATATCTCTCGGAAACAAGGAAAATCTAGTA GGGCAGTCTCTTTACTATAATGCATCTGTGGTCAGCAACAACTTTGAGGACCTTGTTTATGGGCGAAG CTGCAACGAGGCATCACTGGCATCGAGAAACGTCACTGGTAAATTTGTGATGTGCTACGCACCGGAGGCGCCGCCTGGTGCACGCCTCCATACAGCCATTTACCATACGATGGATGCCGGTGCCAAGGGATTAATCTTCGCGCAGCATGCCAACAATGAACTCGACACTCTGGACGAGTGCGACGGCATCATGCCTTGTGTGCTCGTGGATTTCGAGATCGCGGAGAGAATCCTATCATACTGGGGCATCACAGG GAAACCGGTGGTGAAGGTCTCGCCTGCCGTGACTGTTGTTGGAGATGGGGTGTCGGCGCCGAGAGTCGCCTCATTCTCGTCGAGAGGCCCGAGCCCCTTGTTCCCGGGCACACTCAAG CCTGATATATCTGCACCGGGagtcatcatcctggcggccatgAGAGGCTCCTACCAGTTAATGTCTGGAACGTCTATGGCATGTCCTCATGTCTCTGCGGTCACCGGCCTGCTCAAGTCAGTTCACCCAGACTGGTCGCCTGCCATGCTCAAGTCTGCTATCGTCACTACCG CGTCGTTCGTTGATCTTTTTGGTATGCCGATCCAAGCAGAGGGTGCCCCAAGGAAGCTTGCCGACCCCTTCGACTTTGGTGGTGGCAACATTGACCCAGACAGGGCTGCTGACCCCGGATTGGTCTATGACGTGGATGCAGGAGACTATATCAAGTTCGTCAACTGCACCCAACATGGATCATGGCTAGACGACTGCGAGTTAAACCAGCGCAACCTCAACCTCCCGTCAATTGCTGTGCCAAACCTCAAGGACTATGTCACGGTCCGACGCACTGTCATGAACGTCGGGCCATTGGAAGCAACCTACCGAGTGGAGGTTGAGGCTCCAGCAGGCGTAGCAGTGTCCGTGGAACCATCTGTGATTAATTTCACCAGAGGCGCTAGCAGAAGTATAACATTCGTGGTGGCTTTCACTGCAAGGCAGAGAGTGCAAGGTGGGTACGTCTTTGGGAGCTTGATATGGAGGTCAAATGGAAGTGCACACTCAGTGAGAATTCCAGTTGCAGTACGAACTGTGATACAAGATTTTGTTGCAGATACATCATAA
- the LOC123113116 gene encoding subtilisin-like protease SBT3.8 isoform X1, whose protein sequence is MHLRIVFSCALLLVTVVSPPLANASSKAIHQVYIVYLGEKHDDPSMVTASHHDLLTSVLGSKAEALKSIVYSYKHGFSGFAAMLTESQAETLAEFPQVINVNPNTYHQVHTTRSWDFLGLDYKNNHQQQPSLLRRAKYGEDVIIGVIDTGIWPESPSFEDNGYGSIPERWRGTCQTGQSFDNTKCNRKIIGARWYGHGIRAAVLKRDIMSPRDSNGHGTHVASIIAGSQVSGVSYGGNLATGTTRGGAPRARLGIYKVCWGDKGCPDMAILAAIDDAIHDGVDILSISLGLAGHEIPGTLHAVLRGISVVVSGGNDGPVPQTVSNAVPWVTTVAASTIDRAFPTLISLGNKENLVGQSLYYNASVVSNNFEDLVYGRSCNEASLASRNVTGKFVMCYAPEAPPGARLHTAIYHTMDAGAKGLIFAQHANNELDTLDECDGIMPCVLVDFEIAERILSYWGITGKPVVKVSPAVTVVGDGVSAPRVASFSSRGPSPLFPGTLKPDISAPGVIILAAMRGSYQLMSGTSMACPHVSAVTGLLKSVHPDWSPAMLKSAIVTTVIAAASFVDLFGMPIQAEGAPRKLADPFDFGGGNIDPDRAADPGLVYDVDAGDYIKFVNCTQHGSWLDDCELNQRNLNLPSIAVPNLKDYVTVRRTVMNVGPLEATYRVEVEAPAGVAVSVEPSVINFTRGASRSITFVVAFTARQRVQGGYVFGSLIWRSNGSAHSVRIPVAVRTVIQDFVADTS, encoded by the exons ATGCATTTGAGAATAGTTTTCTCCTGTGCTCTGCTTCTAGTGACGGTAGTGTCTCCTCCTTTGGCTAATGCGTCCAGCAAAGCA ATACATCAGGTCTACATTGTGTATCTGGGGGAGAAACATGATGATCCCTCCATGGTCACCGCATCACACCATGACCTACTAACCTCGGTTTTGGGGAG CAAGGCTGAAGCCTTGAAGTCCATAGTTTACAGTTACAAGCACGGATTCTCTGGGTTTGCAGCAATGCTCACCGAGTCTCAAGCCGAGACACTTGCAG AATTCCCCCAAGTCATCAATGTGAATCCTAACACTTATCACCAAGTACACACAACTCGCAGCTGGGACTTCCTTGGCCTTGACTATAAGAACAACCACCAACAACAACCGAGCCTCCTTAGAAGAGCAAAGTACGGTGAGGATGTCATCATTGGGGTGATTGATACAG GCATATGGCCTGAATCACCAAGCTTTGAAGACAACGGATATGGATCTATACCGGAACGGTGGAGAGGCACATGCCAAACTGGCCAGTCGTTCGACAACACAAAATGCAATCGAAAGATAATCGGGGCACGGTGGTACGGCCACGGCATCAGGGCAGCAGTGCTTAAGAGAGATATCATGTCGCCTAGGGACTCAAACGGCCACGGAACACACGTAGCATCGATAATCGCGGGTAGCCAGGTGAGTGGTGTGAGCTATGGGGGTAACCTAGCCACAGGCACAACACGCGGCGGAGCGCCACGCGCGCGTCTAGGTATCTACAAGGTGTGCTGGGGGGACAAGGGCTGCCCTGACATGGCGATCCTGGCGGCTATCGATGACGCCATACACGATGGCGTGGACATCTTGTCTATCTCGTTGGGACTGGCCGGCCATGAGATCCCAGGGACGTTGCATGCTGTGCTACGAGGGATCTCCGTCGTGGTCTCCGGGGGTAATGATGGTCCTGTGCCACAAACGGTGTCGAATGCCGTTCCATGGGTCACTACGGTGGCCGCTAGCACAATTGACCGTGCTTTCCCCACTCTAATATCTCTCGGAAACAAGGAAAATCTAGTA GGGCAGTCTCTTTACTATAATGCATCTGTGGTCAGCAACAACTTTGAGGACCTTGTTTATGGGCGAAG CTGCAACGAGGCATCACTGGCATCGAGAAACGTCACTGGTAAATTTGTGATGTGCTACGCACCGGAGGCGCCGCCTGGTGCACGCCTCCATACAGCCATTTACCATACGATGGATGCCGGTGCCAAGGGATTAATCTTCGCGCAGCATGCCAACAATGAACTCGACACTCTGGACGAGTGCGACGGCATCATGCCTTGTGTGCTCGTGGATTTCGAGATCGCGGAGAGAATCCTATCATACTGGGGCATCACAGG GAAACCGGTGGTGAAGGTCTCGCCTGCCGTGACTGTTGTTGGAGATGGGGTGTCGGCGCCGAGAGTCGCCTCATTCTCGTCGAGAGGCCCGAGCCCCTTGTTCCCGGGCACACTCAAG CCTGATATATCTGCACCGGGagtcatcatcctggcggccatgAGAGGCTCCTACCAGTTAATGTCTGGAACGTCTATGGCATGTCCTCATGTCTCTGCGGTCACCGGCCTGCTCAAGTCAGTTCACCCAGACTGGTCGCCTGCCATGCTCAAGTCTGCTATCGTCACTACCG TCATTGCTGCAGCGTCGTTCGTTGATCTTTTTGGTATGCCGATCCAAGCAGAGGGTGCCCCAAGGAAGCTTGCCGACCCCTTCGACTTTGGTGGTGGCAACATTGACCCAGACAGGGCTGCTGACCCCGGATTGGTCTATGACGTGGATGCAGGAGACTATATCAAGTTCGTCAACTGCACCCAACATGGATCATGGCTAGACGACTGCGAGTTAAACCAGCGCAACCTCAACCTCCCGTCAATTGCTGTGCCAAACCTCAAGGACTATGTCACGGTCCGACGCACTGTCATGAACGTCGGGCCATTGGAAGCAACCTACCGAGTGGAGGTTGAGGCTCCAGCAGGCGTAGCAGTGTCCGTGGAACCATCTGTGATTAATTTCACCAGAGGCGCTAGCAGAAGTATAACATTCGTGGTGGCTTTCACTGCAAGGCAGAGAGTGCAAGGTGGGTACGTCTTTGGGAGCTTGATATGGAGGTCAAATGGAAGTGCACACTCAGTGAGAATTCCAGTTGCAGTACGAACTGTGATACAAGATTTTGTTGCAGATACATCATAA